Part of the Pseudomonas sp. Leaf58 genome is shown below.
CACCAAGTGGCCGATTTGCTCGGCGGCCACGCCCGAACGCTCGATGGCGGCACGGATCACGGCGCTGGCGAGGTCGGCCAGCGGCAGGTCCTTGAGGGAACCGCCAAAGCCACCAATGGCTGAACGGACGGCACTGACGACGTAGATTTCTGCGTTGCTCATAAGGGCTCCGATTGCGAAGTCATGGCGGGACCGGGCCTGGCTCTGCGAGAATGGCCGGCGATCCCGGAGTGGGACCGAGTCTAGGCAAAGGCTCTGTTGCAGCCTATGCCGGAACTGTTCAATCAACTTGGCACTTTTTGCCACTCAGCATAGACAGCGAAAACCGCCATGCGCGATAGCGATTCGGTCGCCGTGTACTTTCTCAATGCCATGCTCCACGCCCTGCGCGACTGCCCTGCCGAACGCGATGCGCAGTTGCGTGCGGTGGGTATCGACCCGCACCTGCTGGAGCAACCCCAGGCCCGGGTGCCAGCCAAGGCCTTTGCCCAGCTATGGCTGGCGCTGATCCAGCGCCTGGACGACGAGTTCTTCCGCCTGGACAGCCACGGCATGCCGCAGGGCAGTTTCGCCCTGATCTGCCGGGGCCTGATCCTGGAGCCGAACCTGGAAAAGGCCTTGCGCCAGTGCATGGGTGGTTTTGGCCTGTTCCTGCGGGATCTACGCGGCAGCTTGACGGTGCGCGGCGGGCGGGCGCTGATCAGCGTGCAGTCGAGCATTGCCGACTCGCTGACCCGGGTGTATGCCGAGGAAACCTACCTAGTACTGATGATCGGCATGTTGTGCTGGCTAGCCGGGCGGCGGATCGCTATCGACCGCACCGAGCTGGCAGTGACGCGCCCGGCCCAGGAGGACGACCTATTGTTATGGGGGCCAGACCTGCGCCTGGGCAGCGGGCGCACCGAGGTGGAATTCGACAGCGCCTACCTGCGCCTGCCAGTGGTGCAGGACCTGGCGGCCCTGAAAACCTTCCTGCGCAGCGCGCCGCAAGGGCTGGTGATTCGCTTTCGTAACCAAAACGGGCTAGTCGCCGAGGTGTACCGGCACCTGCGTGCACGGTGCTATGGGCAGTGGCCGACATTAACGGCGCTGGCGCAGCAGCAGGGGGTCAGTGCCAGTACTTTTCGCCGGCAGCTGGAGCGGGAGGGGCGTTCGTACCAGCAAATCAAGGACGAAGTGCGCCGGGCAATGGCCTTTGAGCGGTTGCGCGAAGGGGCGTTGAGCATTGCCGAGATTGCCGAGCAGACGGGGTTTCAGGAGCCCAGTGCGTTTCACCGGGCGTTCAAGAAATGGACCGGGCAGAGCCCTGGGAGTTACCGGGCGCGATTGGCCGGGCGGTAATTTTTCGGTGTGTCCCTTCGCGGGCAAGCCCGCTCCTACAGGTACAGCGACACCTGTGTAGAAGCGGGTTTACCCGAAGAGGCCGCTGCAGGCTGCCGCTCAATGATCAGGCCGGCACCATGGCAAAGCCGACTCCGAAGCGGTTCCAGGCATTGATGGCGGCAATCGCCAGGGTCAGGTTGGCCACCTCGGCCGGCTCGAAGTGCTCCTGCAAGGCTTCATATGTCGCCTGCGGTGCCCCGCGCTCGGGCAGCCGGGTCAGGCTCTCGACCCAGGCCAGCGCAGCACGTTCGCGGGGGGTGAAGTAGGCGGTTTCCTGCCAGACGCACAAGGTTTGCAGGCGTGCTTCGGTTTCACCAGCCTTGCGTGCATCGTTGCTGTGCAGGTTGACGCAATAGGCGCAGCCATTGATCTGCGAAGCCCGCAGGCGTACCAGTTCCAGCAGTGAATTCTCCAGGCCGCTCTTGGCCAGGGCCTGCTCCAGGCCGACCATCGCCTTGTAGGCCTCGGGGGCGTGCTTGGCCCATTCGATACGGTTGTGCATGGCTGTCTCCAAAGGGTGTGGGGTGGGATGGCGCTACTGTAGCGCCGCCCCTGCGCCGCCCCGATAGCCAATGGTGCCGATAAGTGGGAGGCCAATCGCCCCATTAAGGAGGCCACTGACAGGCATCCAATCTCTTCATTTCTGCCAGGCCAGCCAGGCCGGGATAATGGCCGGGTCTTGCTTCAAGAGAATCGAGTGACAATGAGAGCTGCTCTGAACCTGTTGCTGGTGGTCCTGCTGGCGCTGAACCTGCGGCCGATCCTGACCAGTATCGGCCCCCTACTCGAACCTATGCGC
Proteins encoded:
- a CDS encoding AraC family transcriptional regulator, with product MRDSDSVAVYFLNAMLHALRDCPAERDAQLRAVGIDPHLLEQPQARVPAKAFAQLWLALIQRLDDEFFRLDSHGMPQGSFALICRGLILEPNLEKALRQCMGGFGLFLRDLRGSLTVRGGRALISVQSSIADSLTRVYAEETYLVLMIGMLCWLAGRRIAIDRTELAVTRPAQEDDLLLWGPDLRLGSGRTEVEFDSAYLRLPVVQDLAALKTFLRSAPQGLVIRFRNQNGLVAEVYRHLRARCYGQWPTLTALAQQQGVSASTFRRQLEREGRSYQQIKDEVRRAMAFERLREGALSIAEIAEQTGFQEPSAFHRAFKKWTGQSPGSYRARLAGR
- a CDS encoding carboxymuconolactone decarboxylase family protein is translated as MHNRIEWAKHAPEAYKAMVGLEQALAKSGLENSLLELVRLRASQINGCAYCVNLHSNDARKAGETEARLQTLCVWQETAYFTPRERAALAWVESLTRLPERGAPQATYEALQEHFEPAEVANLTLAIAAINAWNRFGVGFAMVPA